The stretch of DNA GGCACGTCGAACGGCACCGAGGCCCGGTGTTCCGTCGCGGTACCAGAGGACGAGCGCGACACAGACGAGACCGAGCTGGGCCCACTCGTACCACCCCATCGAGTACCGCAGGAAGGCGGCGAGGATCCCGTCGACCGATTCGTACGCAGGTGGCTCGAGGACGGGCCAGAACAGGAACGTCGTCGCGGAGAGGTCGCCACCGAAGACCGCGGCCGGCGGAACGTCTGCGAGCAGGTGCGAGACGTGTCCGACGGCGAACGCCGTTCCGACGTCGGGATGGCCGACGCGACGGGCGATCCCGTAGACGACCGGGAGGAGGAGCGCGGCGGCGAACACCGAGTGGGTGAGCGTCCGTCCGCCGGGCAAGACGCCGAACGTCC from Natrinema salaciae encodes:
- a CDS encoding metal-dependent hydrolase → MWPWGHLAVAYLLYSVYHHRRGGSPPRALPVTVLAIGSQFPDLIDKPFAWTFGVLPGGRTLTHSVFAAALLLPVVYGIARRVGHPDVGTAFAVGHVSHLLADVPPAAVFGGDLSATTFLFWPVLEPPAYESVDGILAAFLRYSMGWYEWAQLGLVCVALVLWYRDGTPGLGAVRRALGSSVSRSA